One part of the Haliaeetus albicilla chromosome 9, bHalAlb1.1, whole genome shotgun sequence genome encodes these proteins:
- the GPR17 gene encoding uracil nucleotide/cysteinyl leukotriene receptor has product MNGPADPSSLLFHCSNQTNFSLETSEQCGKETHLENILFATFYFLDFILAFVGNALALWLFIRDQKSGTPANIFLMHLAVADLFFVLVLPTRLVYHFSGNHWPFGEMPCRLTGFLFYLNMYASIYFLMCISVDRFLAIVHPVKSIKLRRSLYAHLACAFLWVTVGVAMAPLLLSVQTVEMKNTTVCLQLYREKASRHALASLAVAFTFPFVTTVTCYLLIIQSLKSGNRVEKHLKEKAIKMIIMVLMIFLICFVPYHVNRYIYILHYNGTQASCETQRILALSNRITSCLTSLNGAFDPVMYFFVAEKFREALCNLFCVKKTVMLPQTYEGKTNESSLSAKSEL; this is encoded by the coding sequence ATGAATGGCCCAGCAGATCCCTCAAGCTTACTCTTCCATTGCTCAAATCAAACAAATTTCTCTTTGGAGACGTCAGAGCAATGTGGCAAAGAGACACACCTCGAGAACATCCTTTTTGCCACTTTCTACTTCCTGGACTTCATCCTGGCTTTTGTTGGCAATGCCCTGGCTCTTTGGCTCTTCATCCGGGACCAAAAGTCAGGCACACCTGCCAACATTTTCCTGATGCATCTTGCTGTGGCTGACCTGTTCTTTGTGCTCGTACTTCCTACCCGGCTGGTGTACCATTTTTCTGGTAATCATTGGCCATTTGGTGAGATGCCATGCAGACTCACTGGCTTCCTTTTTTACCTCAACATGTATGCCAGTATCTACTTCCTCATGTGTATCAGCGTTGACCGTTTCCTAGCCATTGTGCACCCTGTGAAGTCCATCAAGCTCCGCAGGTCCCTTTATGCCCATTTGGCATGTGCTTTTCTGTGGGTTACAGTTGGGGTTGCAATGGCACCTCTGCTGCTTAGTGTGCAGACAGTCGAGATGAAAAACACAACCGTCTGCCTGCAGCTCTACAGAGAAAAGGCATCACGTCATGCCCTTGCGTCCTTAGCAGTGGCATTCACTTTCCCATTTGTTACTACAGTAACTTGCTACTTATTAATCATCCAAAGCCTAAAGAGTGGGAACAGAGTTGAGAAACACCTGAAGGAAAAAGCTATCAAAATGATCATCATGGTCCTGATGATCTTTCTGATTTGCTTTGTACCTTATCATGTCAATCGCTACATTTATATTCTCCATTACAATGGGACCCAAGCTTCCTGCGAAACACAGCGTATTCTAGCCCTCAGTAACCGCATCACTTCCTGCCTCACGAGTCTAAATGGTGCCTTTGACCCagtcatgtatttttttgtagCTGAGAAATTCCGTGAGGCTTTGTGCAATCTGTTCTGTGTTAAAAAGACTGTAATGTTGCCTCAGACATATGAGGGTAAGACAAATGAAAGCTCACTAAGTGCTAAATCTGAACTGTGA